From Nicotiana tabacum cultivar K326 chromosome 20, ASM71507v2, whole genome shotgun sequence, one genomic window encodes:
- the LOC107766046 gene encoding uncharacterized protein LOC107766046, whose product MGYHHTRMQELCKEVDNLKGSMDAVTTSVSELRSSMDHKVAQAMEEIRKLLANDLTNHQEGPVENEGREMVVPRPRDGTHEDSKVKLASCKLERKALQWHQSYLKHRVARDWPRWSEYVACLYARFGSELFDDPMGDFKDLKQVSSVQDYVGLFDELLTRVELSEEYVVSCFVRGLKPEIGLPVKMLAPRNLA is encoded by the exons ATGGGATATCATCATACTCGTATGCAAGAGCTATGCAAAGAAGTCGATAATCTTAAGGGTTCGATGGATGCGGTCACGACTTCTGTTTCGGAATTGAGAAGTTCTATGGATCATAAGGTGGCTCAAGCCATGGAGGAAATCAGGAAATTGTTGGCGAACGATTTGACTAATCATCAGGAAGGTCCAGTTGAGAATGAAGGTCGAGAAATGGTGGTTCCTCGACCTAGAG ATGGCACTCATGAAGATTCTAAGGTGAAACTGGCTTCGTGCAAACTGGAAAGGAAGGCACTACAATGGCACCAATCCTACTTGAAGCATCGAGTGGCTAGAGACTGGCCTCGCTGGAGTGAGTATGTAGCTTGTCTGTATGCCAGATTTGGATCTGAACTATTTGATGATCCCATGGGCGACTTTAAGGATTTGAAGCAGGTAAGCTCGGTACAAGACTATGTTGGCCTGTTTGATGAATTGCTCACTAGAGTAGAATTATCGGAGGAGTATGTTGTTAGTTGTTTCGTTAGGGGATTGAAACCAGAAATTGGGTTGCCTGTTAAAATGTTGGCACCTAGAAATTTAGCTTAG